From Microbacterium sp. LWH11-1.2, one genomic window encodes:
- the paaZ gene encoding phenylacetic acid degradation bifunctional protein PaaZ: MTDHLPSYVEGSWWTPLRQAQGPVAGTDVRDASTGEIVTRVSTEGLDLAAALEHARTVGQASLGALTFHQRAVLLKQFALALTERKDELYALSARTGATRTDSWVDIDGGIGVLFSYSGKGRRELPNSTVHVDGPVEPLSKDGSFLGRHVYTTLPGVAVQINAFNFPVWGSLEKLAPAFLAGMPTLVKPATPTGYLAEAMVRILVESGLLPAGSLQLVSGSVPTLFDHLRLGDIVGFTGSASTAESLKAHPAVQTGGVRFTAETDSINASVLGTDAVAGTAEFDAYVRQLVTEMTTKAGQKCTAIRRAIVPTETADAVIAAVQARIAEKTVLGDPRADGVTMGPLASLAQRDEVLRQVKVLQDAGGRLVVGSTETPEVRLADGTTGAAADGAFVSPVLLRFDDPGTDAVHSVEAFGPVASLLTYDTTAEAAALVGRGGGSLVTSIATHDPVQAVDLATRIAPFNGRMLLLDRDDARSSTGHGSPLPNLVHGGPGRAGGGEELGGIRAVLHHMQRTAVQGSPQMLTALTGIWHAGATSRSEGRHPFRKSLAELRIGDQVVSASREVTLADIETFARFTGDTFYAHMDEDAAAANPFFPGRVAHGYLLVSWAAGLFVDPEPGPVLANYGLENLRFLTPVSPGDEIRVELTAKQITPRETDEYGEVRWDAVIRNQADETVATYDVLTLVSKEPAPAAVPV, encoded by the coding sequence ATGACCGACCACCTTCCGAGCTACGTCGAGGGATCCTGGTGGACGCCCCTCCGACAGGCTCAGGGACCCGTCGCCGGAACCGACGTGCGCGATGCGTCGACGGGCGAGATCGTGACCCGCGTGAGCACCGAGGGACTGGATCTCGCGGCGGCTCTCGAGCACGCCCGCACGGTCGGCCAGGCGAGCCTGGGCGCTCTCACGTTCCACCAGCGCGCCGTGCTGCTGAAGCAGTTCGCGCTCGCGCTGACCGAGCGCAAGGACGAGCTGTACGCGCTGTCCGCTCGCACGGGTGCCACCCGGACGGACTCCTGGGTCGACATCGACGGCGGGATCGGGGTCCTGTTCTCCTACTCGGGCAAGGGTCGCCGCGAGCTGCCGAACAGCACCGTGCACGTCGACGGCCCGGTCGAGCCGCTCTCGAAGGACGGCTCGTTCCTCGGTCGCCACGTCTACACGACCCTGCCGGGCGTCGCGGTGCAGATCAACGCCTTCAACTTCCCGGTGTGGGGGTCGCTCGAGAAGCTCGCCCCGGCCTTCCTCGCCGGCATGCCGACGCTGGTGAAGCCGGCGACGCCGACCGGGTACCTGGCCGAGGCGATGGTGCGGATCCTCGTCGAGTCCGGACTCCTGCCCGCGGGCTCGTTGCAGCTGGTCAGCGGCAGCGTCCCGACCCTGTTCGATCACCTGCGCCTCGGCGACATCGTCGGATTCACCGGCAGCGCATCGACGGCGGAGAGCCTCAAAGCGCACCCGGCCGTGCAGACGGGCGGTGTGCGGTTCACCGCCGAGACCGACTCGATCAATGCCTCGGTGCTCGGCACGGACGCCGTGGCCGGCACTGCGGAGTTCGACGCCTACGTGCGCCAGCTCGTGACGGAGATGACGACCAAGGCCGGTCAGAAGTGCACGGCGATCCGCCGGGCGATCGTGCCGACGGAGACCGCGGATGCCGTGATCGCGGCGGTCCAGGCTCGGATCGCCGAGAAGACGGTGCTGGGTGACCCGCGAGCCGACGGCGTCACGATGGGCCCGCTCGCCTCGCTCGCCCAGCGTGACGAGGTTCTGCGCCAGGTGAAGGTGCTGCAGGACGCCGGCGGGCGGCTCGTCGTCGGATCGACCGAGACTCCCGAGGTGCGTCTCGCCGACGGGACCACCGGTGCGGCGGCGGACGGCGCCTTCGTCTCCCCCGTCCTGCTGCGCTTCGACGATCCCGGGACCGATGCCGTGCACAGCGTGGAGGCCTTCGGCCCGGTGGCGTCGCTCCTGACCTACGACACGACGGCCGAGGCGGCGGCGCTCGTCGGACGGGGCGGCGGCTCGCTGGTCACCAGCATCGCGACGCACGATCCCGTGCAGGCCGTCGACCTCGCCACGCGCATCGCCCCCTTCAACGGCCGCATGCTGCTGCTCGACCGCGATGACGCCCGCTCGTCGACCGGTCACGGCTCGCCGCTCCCCAACCTCGTGCACGGTGGCCCGGGGCGGGCGGGCGGCGGCGAGGAGCTCGGCGGCATCCGCGCCGTCCTGCATCACATGCAGCGGACGGCCGTGCAGGGCTCGCCGCAGATGCTCACCGCGCTCACCGGCATCTGGCACGCCGGCGCCACTTCCCGCAGCGAGGGCCGGCATCCGTTCCGCAAATCGCTGGCCGAGCTGCGCATCGGCGATCAGGTCGTCTCGGCGTCGCGCGAGGTGACGCTGGCCGACATCGAGACCTTCGCGCGGTTCACGGGCGACACGTTCTACGCGCACATGGACGAGGATGCCGCGGCCGCCAACCCGTTCTTCCCCGGACGCGTCGCCCATGGGTATCTGCTCGTCTCCTGGGCGGCCGGGCTCTTCGTCGACCCGGAACCCGGTCCCGTGCTCGCGAACTACGGGCTGGAGAACCTGCGGTTCCTGACCCCGGTGTCTCCGGGAGATGAGATCCGGGTCGAGCTCACCGCGAAGCAGATCACTCCCCGCGAGACCGACGAGTACGGCGAGGTGCGCTGGGACGCGGTCATCCGCAACCAGGCCGACGAGACGGTGGCCACCTACGACGTGCTGACGCTCGTCAGCAAGGAGCCCGCTCCGGCGGCGGTCCCGGTATGA
- a CDS encoding sensor domain-containing protein yields MSRSRSLTTTAVGVIAAGSLLLLAACAPEPGTGPEPTGTEGPGASPYTGPAVFVGDELDMLLLTPDEITELLPGSTEVGASSSVLQQISDGGGPSPEPAICAALFAEQSLWTVGSRTVSWKVPDDAQRGAGSLSVLQFADEDHAAKRMDQLRSAAEQCGTFDYNGEASFDAVLPDASENAQAYAGVLTFPEIEGGARTFSAVASVGNVLVQIWQPVVGDTVIDGEAIAELLLWRAEDAHAALIDELTANPPTEEEEPASDASAPWSEWAVSVGGVGPVRLGDPIDDAVKAAAGAQALEPAFEQGPWRVVNQDASASMLIQPDEGGTVVTSITVGNDRTFDEAAQSGAVLPARGDVRVGDTVAEAIAAYPGGTTVTVASSGDDWYDVATRDGRLFRFHADRDVVDAGSLIIGITVEDATTRREPVFG; encoded by the coding sequence ATGTCGCGCTCACGCTCACTCACGACGACGGCGGTCGGGGTCATCGCCGCCGGTTCTCTGCTTCTGCTCGCGGCGTGCGCGCCGGAACCGGGAACGGGCCCGGAGCCCACAGGTACGGAGGGGCCCGGTGCCTCTCCGTACACGGGTCCGGCGGTCTTCGTGGGCGACGAGCTCGACATGCTGCTGCTCACGCCCGACGAGATCACGGAGCTCCTGCCCGGAAGCACCGAGGTGGGTGCGTCGTCGTCGGTCCTGCAGCAGATCTCCGACGGGGGCGGCCCGAGCCCGGAACCCGCGATCTGCGCGGCGCTGTTCGCCGAGCAATCGTTGTGGACCGTGGGGTCGCGCACCGTCTCGTGGAAGGTGCCGGACGACGCGCAGCGGGGTGCCGGCAGCCTGTCCGTCCTGCAGTTCGCCGATGAGGACCACGCGGCGAAGCGCATGGACCAGCTCCGCTCCGCGGCGGAGCAGTGCGGCACCTTCGACTACAACGGCGAGGCGAGCTTCGACGCCGTGCTCCCGGACGCCTCGGAGAACGCGCAGGCGTACGCCGGCGTCCTGACCTTCCCCGAGATCGAGGGCGGAGCCCGCACGTTCTCCGCCGTCGCCTCCGTCGGCAACGTTCTCGTGCAGATCTGGCAGCCCGTCGTCGGCGACACGGTGATCGACGGGGAGGCCATCGCCGAGCTGCTCCTGTGGCGCGCGGAAGACGCCCACGCGGCGTTGATCGACGAGCTCACGGCGAACCCGCCGACGGAGGAGGAGGAACCCGCCTCCGATGCCTCCGCGCCCTGGAGCGAGTGGGCGGTCTCGGTCGGTGGTGTCGGTCCCGTCCGTCTCGGGGACCCGATCGACGACGCCGTGAAGGCCGCGGCGGGGGCGCAGGCGCTCGAGCCCGCCTTCGAGCAGGGGCCGTGGCGGGTCGTCAACCAGGACGCGAGCGCGTCGATGCTGATCCAGCCGGACGAGGGCGGCACGGTCGTGACGTCGATCACGGTCGGCAACGACCGCACCTTCGACGAGGCCGCGCAGTCGGGGGCGGTTCTCCCGGCCCGGGGCGACGTGCGGGTGGGCGACACGGTCGCCGAGGCGATCGCCGCCTACCCCGGTGGCACCACCGTCACCGTCGCCTCGTCGGGCGACGACTGGTACGACGTCGCGACGCGGGACGGGCGCCTGTTCCGATTCCACGCCGACCGCGACGTCGTCGACGCCGGATCGCTCATCATCGGGATCACCGTGGAGGACGCGACGACGCGTCGCGAGCCCGTCTTCGGGTGA
- a CDS encoding dihydrolipoamide acetyltransferase family protein encodes MSTELKNGTAQVFRLPDLGEGLTEAGLVQWLVAVGDTIVTDQPIAEVETAKSVVELPSPFAGVVTALHGEAGDTIDVGAPVLEVAGAPESQNAAGAAVEQEAYREEERAGSGNVLIGYGTTERAGSGRRRRPAAVRAKTPAHLGETSVSRTVPAESSEKPTIVREADAAPRHPVAVRSPLVRRLARDLGLDVHTIAATGPDGAVTRADVLRAAVDSAVDGAAAHHRETSSAAAVTGETVDGLAVRTRERMSPLRKAVSAKLSRSRAEIPEATVWVDVDATALWDLRAQMAPEGGRAPSVTALLARFVLLALEDFPILASRLSEDAGELISFDGVNLGVAADTERGLMVPVIPGAHSLTVEQLDVALRELATSARAGSLPPERLRGSTFTLNNYGGLGVDGSAAIINHPDVAILGIGRIIERPWVVDGEIVVRRIAQLSLVFDHRVCDGGYAAGFLRRVTELIEHPLRAFGRV; translated from the coding sequence ATGAGCACCGAGCTGAAGAACGGCACCGCGCAGGTCTTCCGTCTCCCCGACCTCGGCGAGGGACTGACCGAGGCCGGACTCGTGCAGTGGCTCGTCGCGGTCGGCGACACGATCGTCACCGACCAGCCCATCGCCGAGGTCGAGACCGCGAAGAGCGTCGTCGAGCTGCCCTCGCCGTTCGCGGGTGTCGTGACCGCGCTGCACGGGGAGGCGGGTGACACGATCGATGTGGGAGCCCCGGTCCTCGAGGTCGCGGGAGCCCCGGAGAGTCAGAACGCTGCGGGCGCTGCCGTGGAGCAGGAGGCCTACCGCGAGGAGGAGCGCGCCGGCTCCGGCAACGTGCTCATCGGCTACGGCACCACGGAGCGCGCCGGATCCGGTCGTCGTCGCCGCCCCGCCGCGGTGCGTGCGAAGACTCCCGCACATCTCGGAGAGACCTCCGTCTCCCGGACCGTCCCCGCGGAATCCTCCGAGAAGCCGACGATCGTCCGAGAAGCGGATGCCGCGCCGCGGCACCCCGTGGCGGTACGCTCTCCGCTCGTGCGGCGTCTCGCGCGTGATCTCGGCCTCGACGTGCACACGATCGCCGCGACCGGACCCGACGGCGCCGTGACGCGCGCCGACGTGCTCCGGGCCGCGGTGGACAGCGCCGTGGACGGCGCGGCCGCGCACCATCGCGAGACGAGCAGCGCAGCGGCTGTCACCGGGGAGACCGTCGACGGACTCGCGGTCCGGACGCGGGAGCGGATGTCGCCGTTGCGCAAGGCCGTCAGCGCCAAGCTCAGCCGCAGCAGGGCGGAGATCCCGGAGGCGACGGTCTGGGTCGACGTCGACGCCACCGCCCTCTGGGACCTCCGCGCGCAGATGGCGCCCGAGGGCGGCAGGGCACCGTCGGTCACCGCCCTTCTCGCCCGCTTCGTGCTCCTCGCCCTCGAGGACTTCCCGATCCTCGCGTCGCGTCTCAGCGAGGACGCCGGCGAGCTGATCTCCTTCGACGGGGTGAACCTCGGCGTCGCCGCCGACACCGAGCGCGGGCTGATGGTCCCGGTGATCCCGGGCGCTCACAGCCTCACGGTCGAGCAACTCGACGTGGCTCTGCGCGAACTCGCCACCTCGGCCAGGGCCGGATCGCTGCCGCCGGAGCGCCTCCGCGGATCGACGTTCACCCTCAACAACTACGGCGGGCTCGGCGTCGACGGGTCTGCCGCGATCATCAACCATCCGGATGTCGCCATCCTCGGCATCGGCCGCATCATCGAGCGCCCCTGGGTCGTGGACGGCGAGATCGTGGTGCGGCGCATCGCCCAGCTCTCGCTCGTGTTCGACCACCGCGTCTGCGACGGCGGGTACGCGGCCGGCTTCCTCCGGCGCGTGACCGAGCTCATCGAGCATCCGCTGCGCGCCTTCGGGAGGGTCTGA
- the paaI gene encoding hydroxyphenylacetyl-CoA thioesterase PaaI gives MRPMMQRDRASAALGMSVDRDEPGAAVVSMVVRDDMLNGFAITHGGLVFALADTAFALACNEDERVTVAAGADITFLKSTHAGQTLTATAVRRVVSGRTGLYDVTVTDDTGDVVAEFRGRSVTTSRRID, from the coding sequence ATGAGGCCGATGATGCAGCGCGACCGGGCGTCTGCTGCGCTGGGCATGAGCGTGGACCGCGACGAACCGGGTGCCGCGGTCGTGTCGATGGTCGTGCGCGACGACATGCTGAACGGGTTCGCGATCACGCACGGCGGCCTCGTCTTCGCGCTCGCCGACACCGCGTTCGCCCTCGCGTGCAACGAGGACGAACGCGTGACCGTGGCGGCGGGCGCCGACATCACGTTCCTGAAGTCGACGCACGCCGGACAGACGCTGACCGCGACGGCGGTGCGCCGCGTCGTCAGCGGACGCACCGGCCTCTACGACGTCACGGTCACCGACGACACGGGTGACGTGGTCGCGGAGTTCCGCGGCCGCTCGGTCACGACGAGCCGCCGGATCGACTGA
- a CDS encoding 3-hydroxyacyl-CoA dehydrogenase family protein has product MSGIDAPAHVGVLGGGRMGAGIAHAFLLAGSRVSVVERDSASADAAAERVHDSIRRSVDRDPLLDGSALRARLDCGTEIAEFSACALVVEAVPEDRALKEEALSRAEGAMHDGAILASNTSSISIDDLATDRARPETFLGLHFFNPVPASALVEIVRGSATRTDVVETARTWVQTLGKSPIVVRDSPGFASSRLGVMLGLEAIRMLEEGVASAADIDAAMALGYRHPTGPLRTTDIVGLDVRLGIAEELAATLGPRFEPPALLRAMVADGKLGRKSGEGFYRWNEETR; this is encoded by the coding sequence ATGAGCGGGATCGACGCACCGGCACACGTCGGAGTCCTCGGCGGAGGGCGCATGGGCGCCGGGATCGCCCATGCCTTCCTGCTCGCCGGATCCCGCGTGAGCGTGGTGGAGCGCGACAGCGCCAGTGCCGACGCCGCCGCCGAGCGCGTGCACGACAGCATCCGGCGCTCGGTCGACCGCGACCCGCTGCTCGACGGATCCGCTCTCCGCGCCCGCCTCGACTGCGGCACCGAGATCGCCGAGTTCTCGGCGTGCGCGCTGGTCGTGGAAGCCGTTCCGGAGGACCGGGCGCTCAAGGAGGAGGCGCTGAGTCGCGCCGAGGGGGCGATGCACGACGGCGCGATCCTCGCCTCGAACACCTCCTCGATCTCGATCGACGACCTCGCCACGGACCGCGCCCGTCCCGAGACCTTCCTCGGGCTGCACTTCTTCAATCCGGTGCCGGCGTCCGCCCTCGTGGAGATCGTCCGCGGCTCGGCCACGCGGACCGACGTCGTCGAGACCGCTCGCACCTGGGTGCAGACGCTGGGCAAGTCGCCGATCGTGGTGCGCGACTCCCCCGGCTTCGCCTCCTCACGGCTCGGCGTCATGCTCGGCCTCGAGGCGATCCGGATGCTGGAGGAGGGCGTCGCGAGCGCCGCCGACATCGACGCGGCGATGGCCCTCGGCTACCGGCATCCGACCGGCCCCCTGCGCACGACCGACATCGTCGGACTCGACGTGCGACTCGGGATCGCCGAGGAGCTCGCCGCGACGCTGGGCCCGCGCTTCGAACCGCCCGCGCTGCTGCGCGCGATGGTCGCCGACGGAAAGCTGGGCCGCAAGAGCGGCGAGGGCTTCTACAGATGGAACGAGGAGACGCGATGA
- the ptsP gene encoding phosphoenolpyruvate--protein phosphotransferase, whose product MAVSHSARLGEAALELALQMVQGGDVRVKVAAGAGTDGEGAPILGTDAVAVAGAIDELAADCDGVLVLMDLGSAVLSAELALELRGSDVPVRLAPAPFVEGLLAAVVSAAAGGSLDDVAAEAGAALGAKTGQLGSPGESDAVETASTGTTADAGDAHVRRVRVRNPLGIHARPAALIARAAAGSDVRLRRLPEGPDASAASLSRLLILGARQGDEVELTARGADAEAALTRVAALFDDGFGEGTEDASAGRPTAAPQSSAAPATKIAAPAEIASGAVLRGRGVSAGRVAAPVVHLAPPLPEPDPATVIAPEDRADEVSAIEWAAVAVADQLRSRTAQATGEARAILDASRLLASDPELVADATALVQTKGRSAARAVWEAAAVHEKGLRALGGRMAERVADIRDVRDRIIAEVLEVDLPGVPERDEPFVLVATDLAPADTASLEGGQCVGLVTEQGGPTSHTAIIARSLGLPAVVGVAGATGVVAGALLLVDGDHGTVEVDPPEERIAEARAAAVVVAFDGAGALADGHPVPLLANVGGGADAASAASARAEGVGLFRTEFCFLDRADAPSIEEQVAAYRGVLAAFPGRKVVVRTLDAGSDKPLPFANADHEENPALGVRGLRIARRSPELLDEQLRALALAADAESALVEVMAPMVSTVEEARDFAERCRSAGIARVGIMIETPAAALLAAELFEVVDFVSLGTNDLAQYTLAADRLLSELGDLNDPWQPAVLRLIGAVGDAGRAVGKPVGVCGEAGGDPALAPVLVGLGVTSLSMTSRSLGRVAAALADVDEAACRRAALAAITASTVADARAAAASELGVALRS is encoded by the coding sequence GTGGCCGTCTCCCACAGTGCACGACTCGGGGAGGCGGCGCTGGAGCTTGCCCTGCAGATGGTGCAGGGCGGGGATGTGCGGGTGAAGGTCGCCGCCGGTGCAGGAACCGACGGCGAAGGGGCGCCGATCCTCGGAACGGATGCCGTCGCCGTCGCGGGCGCGATCGATGAGCTGGCCGCCGACTGCGACGGGGTGCTGGTGCTCATGGATCTCGGATCCGCCGTGCTGAGCGCGGAGCTCGCCCTCGAGCTGCGCGGGAGCGACGTGCCGGTGCGCCTCGCCCCCGCTCCCTTCGTGGAGGGGCTCTTGGCAGCGGTGGTCTCGGCGGCCGCGGGCGGTTCGCTCGACGATGTGGCGGCGGAGGCCGGTGCGGCCCTCGGCGCGAAGACCGGGCAGCTCGGGAGCCCCGGGGAGTCCGATGCTGTGGAGACCGCCTCGACCGGAACGACCGCGGACGCGGGCGACGCGCACGTCCGTCGGGTGCGGGTACGCAACCCCCTCGGCATCCACGCGCGCCCGGCGGCGCTGATCGCCCGAGCCGCCGCGGGTTCGGACGTGCGGCTGCGTCGCCTTCCGGAGGGACCGGATGCGTCTGCCGCGAGCCTCTCCCGACTGCTGATCCTCGGAGCCCGCCAGGGAGACGAGGTGGAGCTGACAGCCCGGGGAGCAGACGCTGAGGCGGCGCTGACCCGCGTGGCCGCGCTCTTCGACGACGGATTCGGCGAGGGGACCGAGGACGCGTCGGCTGGGCGTCCCACCGCCGCGCCGCAGAGCTCTGCCGCGCCCGCGACGAAGATCGCGGCTCCGGCCGAGATCGCCTCCGGTGCCGTTCTCCGCGGACGCGGGGTGAGCGCGGGGCGCGTCGCGGCGCCCGTGGTGCATCTCGCCCCTCCGCTTCCTGAGCCCGATCCGGCAACGGTGATCGCCCCGGAGGACCGCGCTGACGAGGTCTCCGCGATCGAGTGGGCGGCGGTGGCGGTCGCCGATCAGCTGCGTTCCCGCACGGCGCAGGCCACGGGGGAGGCCAGGGCGATCCTCGACGCCTCGCGGCTCCTCGCCTCAGACCCGGAGCTCGTCGCGGATGCGACCGCTCTCGTGCAGACGAAGGGGCGCAGCGCCGCGCGCGCGGTGTGGGAGGCCGCAGCGGTCCACGAGAAGGGCCTCCGCGCCCTCGGCGGCCGGATGGCGGAGCGAGTCGCGGACATCCGCGACGTGCGGGATCGGATCATCGCCGAGGTCCTCGAGGTCGACCTGCCCGGTGTGCCGGAGCGCGACGAGCCGTTCGTGCTGGTCGCCACGGATCTCGCCCCGGCCGACACCGCGTCGCTCGAGGGCGGGCAGTGCGTCGGACTGGTCACCGAGCAGGGCGGGCCGACCTCGCACACCGCCATCATCGCGCGGTCCCTCGGCCTGCCGGCGGTCGTCGGCGTCGCCGGTGCGACGGGCGTGGTCGCGGGCGCTCTGCTGCTCGTCGACGGCGACCACGGCACGGTCGAGGTGGATCCTCCCGAGGAGCGCATCGCCGAGGCACGGGCGGCGGCCGTCGTCGTCGCCTTCGACGGCGCCGGTGCGCTCGCCGACGGACACCCCGTCCCGCTGCTGGCGAATGTCGGGGGAGGGGCGGATGCCGCCTCCGCCGCGTCCGCCCGAGCGGAGGGCGTCGGGCTCTTCCGCACCGAGTTCTGCTTCCTGGACCGGGCGGATGCCCCGAGCATCGAGGAGCAGGTCGCCGCCTACCGCGGGGTGCTGGCCGCGTTCCCCGGACGCAAGGTCGTGGTGCGCACGCTCGACGCGGGCAGCGACAAGCCGCTGCCCTTCGCGAACGCCGACCACGAGGAGAACCCGGCGCTGGGCGTGCGTGGTCTCCGCATCGCCCGTCGTTCCCCGGAGCTCCTCGACGAGCAGCTGCGGGCGCTCGCGCTCGCGGCCGATGCGGAGTCGGCGTTGGTCGAGGTGATGGCCCCGATGGTGTCGACGGTCGAGGAGGCCCGTGACTTCGCGGAGCGCTGCCGGTCGGCAGGGATCGCGCGCGTCGGGATCATGATCGAGACGCCGGCCGCCGCGCTGCTCGCCGCCGAGCTCTTCGAGGTCGTCGACTTCGTCAGCCTCGGCACCAACGACCTGGCGCAGTACACGCTGGCGGCGGATCGTCTGCTCAGCGAGCTCGGCGATCTGAACGATCCGTGGCAGCCCGCCGTCCTGCGTCTGATCGGCGCGGTGGGCGACGCGGGCCGTGCGGTCGGGAAGCCGGTGGGGGTCTGCGGTGAGGCGGGCGGGGATCCGGCGCTCGCGCCGGTGCTGGTCGGGCTCGGCGTCACCTCGCTGTCGATGACCTCCCGATCGCTCGGCAGGGTCGCGGCCGCACTCGCGGATGTCGATGAGGCGGCGTGCCGACGCGCGGCCCTCGCGGCGATCACGGCCTCCACGGTCGCCGATGCCCGGGCGGCGGCGGCTTCCGAGCTCGGCGTCGCGCTCCGGTCCTGA
- a CDS encoding acetyl-CoA C-acyltransferase yields the protein MTEAFLVGGVRTPVGRYGGALAGVRPDDLAALVVREAVVRAGIPDAAIDEVILGAANQAGEDNRNVARMAVLLAGLPDSIPGITVNRLCASGMSAIAMAAQAIRAGDADLIVAGGVESMTRAPWVQAKPERAWAKPGEAFDSSIGWRFTNPRLAARDKATFSMPETAEEVARRDGITRADADAFALRSQQRAAAAIDAGRFAAEIVAVPTRSGDVTVDEGPRRDTSLEALAGLRPVVAGGEVVTAGNSSSLNDGSSAIVVASADAVRRYGLVPRARIIAATSAALAPEIMGLGPVPATEKALQRAGLEISDIGAVELNEAFATQSLASMRRLGLDPEIVNRNGGAIALGHPLGSSGCRLVVTLLGRLEREGVERGLATMCVGVGQGSAMIVERVS from the coding sequence ATGACGGAGGCGTTCCTCGTCGGCGGTGTCCGCACACCGGTCGGACGCTACGGCGGAGCCCTCGCCGGGGTGCGACCCGACGACCTCGCCGCTCTCGTCGTGCGCGAGGCGGTCGTCAGGGCCGGAATCCCGGATGCCGCGATCGACGAGGTCATCCTGGGAGCGGCGAACCAGGCGGGCGAGGACAACCGGAATGTCGCGCGCATGGCCGTGCTGCTCGCGGGACTCCCCGACAGCATCCCCGGCATCACCGTGAACCGGCTCTGCGCATCCGGGATGTCGGCGATCGCGATGGCCGCACAGGCGATCCGTGCCGGCGACGCCGACCTCATCGTCGCGGGTGGTGTCGAATCCATGACCCGGGCGCCGTGGGTGCAGGCGAAACCCGAGCGCGCGTGGGCGAAGCCCGGTGAGGCGTTCGACTCCTCGATCGGCTGGCGCTTCACGAACCCCCGTCTGGCCGCGCGTGACAAGGCGACGTTCTCGATGCCCGAGACCGCCGAGGAGGTGGCGCGCCGCGACGGCATCACCCGTGCGGATGCCGACGCCTTCGCCCTCCGCAGTCAGCAGCGCGCCGCCGCCGCGATCGACGCCGGTCGCTTCGCCGCCGAGATCGTCGCGGTGCCCACGCGGTCCGGCGATGTCACGGTCGACGAGGGCCCGCGTCGCGACACCAGCCTGGAGGCCCTGGCCGGGCTCCGACCGGTCGTCGCCGGAGGCGAGGTGGTCACCGCCGGGAACTCCAGCTCGCTCAACGACGGCTCCTCCGCGATCGTGGTCGCGAGCGCCGACGCCGTGCGACGCTATGGACTCGTGCCGCGCGCCCGCATCATCGCAGCGACCTCGGCGGCCCTCGCCCCCGAGATCATGGGCCTCGGACCGGTACCGGCCACCGAGAAGGCGCTCCAGCGCGCCGGACTCGAGATCTCCGACATCGGGGCCGTCGAACTGAACGAGGCCTTCGCCACCCAGTCGCTCGCGTCGATGCGCCGACTCGGCCTGGACCCCGAGATCGTCAACCGGAACGGCGGCGCGATCGCCCTGGGGCACCCCCTCGGCTCGAGCGGATGCCGTCTCGTCGTGACGCTGCTCGGGCGCCTGGAGCGAGAAGGCGTCGAACGCGGCCTCGCCACGATGTGCGTCGGCGTGGGCCAGGGCTCCGCGATGATCGTGGAGCGCGTCTCATGA
- a CDS encoding enoyl-CoA hydratase/isomerase family protein, which yields MTLQVEARPDRVIAVLDRPEKRNAIDQETIDALHDLCASLEEHPRTLILTGADGVFAAGADIAQLRERTADDARRGINATAFIRIRELPMPVIAAIDGYALGGGAELAYAADIRIGTPALRIGNPETGLGIMAAAGATWRLPEIIGEARASELLLTGRTLDAEEALAWGLVSALHPAEDLLGAAHALADRIAANDPLATQHTKRALRTPRAEHPAIEFALQAELFESPAKHRRMTEFLERRARR from the coding sequence ATGACGCTGCAGGTCGAGGCGCGACCCGACCGCGTCATCGCCGTGCTGGATCGTCCGGAGAAGCGCAACGCGATCGACCAGGAGACCATCGACGCGCTGCACGACCTGTGCGCGTCGCTCGAGGAGCACCCGCGCACGCTCATCCTCACCGGCGCCGACGGCGTCTTCGCCGCCGGCGCCGACATCGCCCAGCTGCGCGAGCGCACGGCCGACGACGCCCGCCGCGGGATCAACGCGACCGCGTTCATCCGCATCAGGGAACTGCCGATGCCGGTGATCGCCGCGATCGACGGCTATGCGCTGGGCGGCGGCGCCGAACTCGCCTACGCCGCCGACATCCGCATCGGCACGCCCGCGCTGCGGATCGGGAATCCGGAGACGGGGCTCGGGATCATGGCCGCGGCCGGCGCCACCTGGCGGCTGCCCGAGATCATCGGCGAGGCCAGGGCGAGCGAACTGCTCCTGACAGGTCGCACACTCGACGCCGAAGAGGCGCTCGCCTGGGGGCTCGTCTCGGCCCTGCACCCGGCCGAGGACCTGCTCGGCGCGGCGCACGCCCTCGCCGATCGGATCGCCGCGAACGACCCGCTCGCGACCCAGCACACCAAGCGGGCTCTGCGGACGCCGCGCGCCGAGCACCCCGCGATCGAGTTCGCGCTGCAGGCCGAGCTTTTCGAGTCCCCGGCGAAGCACCGTCGGATGACGGAGTTCCTCGAGAGGCGGGCACGTCGATGA